The Microbacterium luteum nucleotide sequence GACTCATCTCTTGGCGATGGCCGCTCGACACGGCGTGCGGGAGGGCGAGGTCGACCAGCTGCTGCGGGACGGCGTCTTCGTCGACCTCTATCCCGTCGTGCGGCGCGCTCTGCGGGTCGGATCGCGCTCGTACTCCATCAAGAAGCTCGAACCGCTCTACATGGGCGATGAGATCCGCACCAGCGACGTGCAGAAGGGCGACGACTCGATCGTCCGCTACGTCGAGGCGAGGGCGCTGCACGACCGCGGCGAGGAGGCTGCCGCGCGCGTGGTGCTCGACGATCTCGCCGACTACAACCGCTACGACTGCGTATCGACCCTGCGGCTGCGCGACTGGCTGGTGGACCGTGCGCGCGAGGCGGCCCTGCGCCCCACCCCCGACGCCGATCCGGCCGAGAACGCCTACCGGCCATCCCACCGTGCCACGACGCTGGCCGAGATGGCCGCATCGCTCCCCGTCGACTCGGTGCCGGCGCGGTCGCTGCGGCTGGGGGCTGCGGCGATCGACTACTACCCGCGCGAGGCGAAGACCTTCTGGGCGACGCACTACCTGCGGCTGCGCGAGCCGGTCTCGCTGTGGGAGGACAGCCGCGACGTGGTCGTCATCGATCCGGCCCGGTGCCGCGTCGTCGAGGACTGGCATCGGCCGGAGGGGGCGCGCACGGACCGACGCGTCCTCGAGATCCGCGGCGAGCTGGCGCCGGGCACACGGCTCAGCGAAGGTTCCTCGCCGTTCGCTCTCTACGACCTGCCCGCCCCCTACCCGTTCGACGCGGCTCCGCGCTGGATCCACGCGGACCACCGGGTGAGCGTCGTGGAAGTGCTCGACGACGGTGTGATCGTCTCGGAGAGCGCGGTCCAGGGATTCACGTGGTCCGAGCTTCCCGTCGCGCTCACGCCGGCCTCGCCCCCGCCCGCGGCGAACCAGCAGGTCGCGATCGACGCATGGGCCGACGCCGTGATCGCCGCAGCGCCGCAGCTTCCGGAGGAGCCCGCGACGGACATCCTGTGCCGGCGGCCGCCGCGAACCCGCTCCGGCGCACTCGCGGTCTCCGAGGGTGACGACGCCGATGCCATCGTGCGCAGCGTGCTCGACCTCGACCGCAGCTACCTCGCTGTGCAGGGCCCGCCGGGAACGGGGAAGACCTACATCGGATCGCATGTGATCGCGCGGCTCGTCGCCGAGCACGGATTCACCGTGGGCGTCGTGGCGCAGTCGCACGCGGTGGTCGAGAACATGCTCGATCGCGTGATCGCCGCGGGCGTGCCGGCGGCACAGGTCGGAAAGGCGCCGAAGGATGCCGCCGTCACGCCGTCGTTCACCGCGCTCGCCAAGAACGGCATCGCCGAATTCGCCGCGGCGCACGCCGAGACGGGGTACGTCATCGGCGGAACCGCGTGGGACTTCGCCCACGAGGGCCGCGTGCCCCGGGGAAGTCTCGACCTGCTCGTGATCGACGAGGCCGGGCAGTTCTCGCTCGCCTCCACGATCGCCGTCTCGCTGGCGGCCTCACGCCTGCTGCTGCTCGGCGATCCTCAGCAGCTGCCCCAGGTGAGTCAGGGCACGCATCCGGAACCGGTCGACACATCCGCGCTCGGGTGGGTGATCGACGGCGCAGACGTCATCCCGGCGGAGTACGGCTACTTCCTCGCGCGAACGTGGCGGATGCACCCCGACGTGGCGGCATCGGTGTCGACGCTGTCCTACGGCGGGGCGCTGCGCGCGCACCCGTCGACCGCGCGGCGAACCCTCGAGGGCATCGCTCCCGGGCTTCACGCGCATCCCGTGCGGCACCGCGGGAACGCCACGTGGTCGCCCGAAGAAGCTGAGGTCGTCGCCGGCATCGTCACCGATCTCATCGGTCGATCGTGGCAGCCGGTGCGCACCGATGCATCCGGTCGGTCCGTCTCGGAGCCTGCGCGTCCCCTGAGCGCCGCCGACGTCATCGTCGTCACGCCGTACAACGCGCAGCAGGTCGCGGTCGAAGAGGCGCTCGAGGCCGCCGGTCACGGCGACGTGCGCGTCGGCACGGTCGACCGGTTCCAAGGCCAGGAGGCGGCGGTCGCGATCGTCTCCCTCGCTGCGTCGGCCGGGCGCGACGCCCCGCGGGGGCTCGAGTTCCTGCTGCTGCGCAACCGCCTCAACGTGGCGGTCTCGCGCGCGATGCACGCCGCGTTCGTGGTGTATTCACCCGGGCTGCTCGACGACCTGCCCCGCACGCCGGAGGGCGTGGCGCGCCTCAGCGCGTTCGCGCGCCTGGTGGGCGCCGACCCGGATGCGTCGTTCGGCGCCGGGCCGGGCGGCGACGCGCAGCTAGGGTCCGCCGTCGGCGATGTCAACCCCGTTCAGGTCGCCTCGGCCCGATCGTAGATTGGCGAAGCGCCTCAGGGCGCGGCGGCACCCGTTCGGCGAGGGGCGGGTGCCGCTCCCTCGGGCTCCGGGCGTCAGCCCTGGTTCACGCCCGGTCGTCAGCGGCTGTCAGCGCGTCGCGGGTCGTCAGCGGCGCGCCGCTCGCTGTCAGACCGTTCCGTAGAGGCGGTCTCCGGCGTCGCCGAGACCGGGCACGATGTAGCCCTTCTCGTTGAGCCGCTCGTCGAGGGCCCCGAGGACCAGGGTCACGTCGCGGTCGCCGACCTGCGCCGTGATGGCCTCGACGCCCTTCGGGGCGGCGAGGAGGCAGATCGCGGTGACATCCTGCGCGCCGCGGGCGAACAGGAAGTCGATCGCGGCGCCGAGCGAACCGCCGGTGGCGAGCATCGGGTCGAGCACGAAGCACTGACGATCGCTGAGGTCGTCGGGAAGGCGCTCGGCGTAGGTCTGCGGCTCGAGGGTCTCCTCGTTGCGCACCATGCCGAGAAAGCCCACCTCGGCGGTGGGCACGAGCTTGGTCATGCCCTCGAGCATCCCGAGCCCCGCACGCAGGATCGGCACCACGAGCGGCCGCGGTTCACTGATCTTCACGCCCATCGTCTCGGTGACCGGCGTCGTGATGCGAATCGGCGCGACGCGCACGTTCCGGGTCGCCTCGTACGCCAACAGCGTCACCAGCTCCTCGGTGAGCTGACGGAACACCGGCGACGACGTCTCGCGGTTGCGCAGCACGGTGAGCTTGTGGGTGATGAGCGGATGGTCGGCGACATGCAAGCGCATGAGTCCCAGGGTATTCCACTCGCTCGCCCCGCCCTACGCTGGGGGCGTGAGCCTGCCCCCGTCCGCTTCCGACACCGCCGCGATGGAGCGCGCACTGGACCTCGCGTCGGGGGCGCTGGATGCGGGCGAGGTGCCGGTCGGCGCCCTCGTGCTCGATTCGACCGGGGACGTGATCGGGCAGGGTCGCAATCTCCGCGAAGCCGGCCACGATCCGACCGCCCACGCCGAGATCGTCGCGATGCGGCAGGCCGCGGCATCCCTCGAGACGTGGAACCTCGACGGCTGCACCCTCGTGGTCACCCTCGAACCGTGTCTGATGTGCGCGGGTGCGCTCCTGCAGGCGCACGTCTCCCGCGTCGTGTTCGGCGCATGGGACGACAAGGCCGGGGCCGTCGGATCGATGTACGACGTGGTGCGCGATCGCCGCCTGCCCGTGCGCGCGGAGGTCGTCGCGGGAGTTCGCGCCGCCGAGGCCGCCGCGCTGTTGCGCACGTTCTTCGACGCGCGCCGCGCCTGACCCGCGCGTGGCTGACCGGCGCCGAGAAACACCTCCGCGCACGAGACATCACGCGTTGCGTGGTTTCTCGCAGCGGAAGTGGTTTCTCGCGGACCGGACGGACCGGACGGGTCGCGAGCGTCAGCGCGGAAGGAGCGG carries:
- a CDS encoding TM0106 family RecB-like putative nuclease — translated: MRYIPDQGRIVWSASDLKAAAECEFAWLRAIDAKLGRVAVVEDPEDLTLERAGRLGDAHEQRVLERYREEFGAGVWEIDATESRDADGLQRAVAATAAALASDADIVYQAAFSTDEFVGFADFLARDEQGRWLVQDSKLARRARVTALMQLAAYVAQLDRLGVPRSDRVELLLGDGTVSAHAVDDLLPVFELRAARLRALVADRDLAAGADGAPVAWGDPRGDLDVVACGRCATCELEVVASRDLLLVAGMRPVQRQRLRSAGILTIDDLAATPSGPAGMNPDTFSMLRVQARLQLESPAGIEMSRPQVPTYRVVAPKALGALPRPNAGDIFFDFEGDPLYTEAPREGRAEWGIDYLFGWVDLGERYTALWAHSFAEEKVALETFLDIVRMRRQQHPGMHIYHYAPYEPTHLLAMAARHGVREGEVDQLLRDGVFVDLYPVVRRALRVGSRSYSIKKLEPLYMGDEIRTSDVQKGDDSIVRYVEARALHDRGEEAAARVVLDDLADYNRYDCVSTLRLRDWLVDRAREAALRPTPDADPAENAYRPSHRATTLAEMAASLPVDSVPARSLRLGAAAIDYYPREAKTFWATHYLRLREPVSLWEDSRDVVVIDPARCRVVEDWHRPEGARTDRRVLEIRGELAPGTRLSEGSSPFALYDLPAPYPFDAAPRWIHADHRVSVVEVLDDGVIVSESAVQGFTWSELPVALTPASPPPAANQQVAIDAWADAVIAAAPQLPEEPATDILCRRPPRTRSGALAVSEGDDADAIVRSVLDLDRSYLAVQGPPGTGKTYIGSHVIARLVAEHGFTVGVVAQSHAVVENMLDRVIAAGVPAAQVGKAPKDAAVTPSFTALAKNGIAEFAAAHAETGYVIGGTAWDFAHEGRVPRGSLDLLVIDEAGQFSLASTIAVSLAASRLLLLGDPQQLPQVSQGTHPEPVDTSALGWVIDGADVIPAEYGYFLARTWRMHPDVAASVSTLSYGGALRAHPSTARRTLEGIAPGLHAHPVRHRGNATWSPEEAEVVAGIVTDLIGRSWQPVRTDASGRSVSEPARPLSAADVIVVTPYNAQQVAVEEALEAAGHGDVRVGTVDRFQGQEAAVAIVSLAASAGRDAPRGLEFLLLRNRLNVAVSRAMHAAFVVYSPGLLDDLPRTPEGVARLSAFARLVGADPDASFGAGPGGDAQLGSAVGDVNPVQVASARS
- the upp gene encoding uracil phosphoribosyltransferase, with the protein product MRLHVADHPLITHKLTVLRNRETSSPVFRQLTEELVTLLAYEATRNVRVAPIRITTPVTETMGVKISEPRPLVVPILRAGLGMLEGMTKLVPTAEVGFLGMVRNEETLEPQTYAERLPDDLSDRQCFVLDPMLATGGSLGAAIDFLFARGAQDVTAICLLAAPKGVEAITAQVGDRDVTLVLGALDERLNEKGYIVPGLGDAGDRLYGTV
- a CDS encoding nucleoside deaminase, producing the protein MSLPPSASDTAAMERALDLASGALDAGEVPVGALVLDSTGDVIGQGRNLREAGHDPTAHAEIVAMRQAAASLETWNLDGCTLVVTLEPCLMCAGALLQAHVSRVVFGAWDDKAGAVGSMYDVVRDRRLPVRAEVVAGVRAAEAAALLRTFFDARRA